One genomic window of Leptospira paudalimensis includes the following:
- a CDS encoding DUF1343 domain-containing protein has protein sequence MKFLKNIQKLSGCQAGILTNQSAFGYLGKYHFQTYSEIFNLKTIFLPEHGLFAELQDQVSGDELSYLFGDMQIVNLYGKEESSLVPPKESLKNLDVVIIDIKDVGSRYYTFLTTAYYILEELSKLKKETGKSPVFLVIDSPNPIGTKVEGSPLQETYQSFVGVKSVLHRHGLTPGGLLTYYNETFHLNVDVVVVPVGVFHPNKVTSFEWVPPSPNIPTQNTCYVYPGMCLLEGTNLSEGRGTTKPFETFGAPYLLGKEKLELDKRMLSHQKGRFILRNLRFLPTFHKYAGIICEGYQLMVLKPKQFHSLYFTLYFLKQVHELFPKQFEFLKGVYEFRSDRPAIELLAGDSYLLDYLYGKHSDSDLERYLEEKESVWNKVIKPFRY, from the coding sequence ATGAAGTTTCTGAAAAACATACAAAAGCTAAGTGGTTGTCAGGCGGGCATTTTAACGAACCAAAGTGCCTTTGGTTATCTCGGAAAGTATCATTTCCAAACCTATTCTGAGATATTCAATTTAAAAACTATATTTTTACCCGAACACGGTTTGTTTGCTGAGTTACAAGACCAAGTGAGTGGAGATGAGTTGTCTTATCTTTTTGGAGACATGCAAATTGTAAATTTGTATGGTAAAGAAGAGAGTAGTTTAGTCCCACCGAAAGAGAGTTTGAAAAATTTAGATGTAGTGATCATCGATATTAAAGATGTTGGTTCACGTTATTATACATTTTTAACGACTGCCTATTATATCTTAGAAGAACTTTCTAAATTAAAAAAAGAAACTGGTAAATCACCAGTTTTTTTAGTAATCGATTCCCCCAATCCAATTGGTACAAAAGTGGAAGGAAGTCCCTTACAGGAAACTTACCAATCGTTTGTAGGAGTCAAATCAGTCCTCCATCGGCATGGTCTTACACCAGGTGGATTATTAACGTATTATAATGAAACTTTCCATTTGAATGTTGATGTTGTAGTAGTTCCAGTTGGTGTTTTCCACCCAAACAAGGTTACATCGTTTGAATGGGTTCCTCCATCCCCCAATATTCCAACACAAAATACTTGTTATGTGTATCCAGGCATGTGTTTATTAGAAGGGACAAACTTATCGGAAGGAAGAGGCACAACAAAACCATTCGAAACATTTGGCGCACCTTATCTATTGGGCAAAGAAAAGTTGGAATTGGATAAACGAATGTTATCTCACCAAAAGGGTAGGTTTATATTACGTAATTTACGTTTTTTGCCTACGTTTCATAAATACGCGGGAATCATTTGTGAGGGTTACCAATTAATGGTTTTAAAACCCAAACAGTTTCACTCTTTGTACTTCACGTTGTATTTTTTAAAACAAGTGCATGAATTGTTTCCAAAACAATTTGAATTTTTAAAAGGTGTATATGAGTTTCGATCAGACAGACCAGCAATTGAACTTCTTGCTGGTGATTCCTATTTGCTTGACTATCTGTACGGAAAACATTCAGATTCTGACCTAGAAAGGTATTTGGAAGAAAAAGAATCAGTTTGGAACAAGGTAATAAAACCGTTCCGATATTAA
- a CDS encoding LA_2490 family SGNH/GDSL-type esterase: protein MILNWKRWGAIVLFFPFALLSLEGIFRLANPPALRYYRDVKLLHAYHPEYGVTLAPNESRFVRHYADLWQGQFTTNSLGLRGLEEPIAEKPKLVCLGDSLVMGFGVSDEDTFCSKLNGYEENGTEYQSLNFGVDAYGSLGSYKRLKDLSNKIPNIKKVLFFISPNDFTMPEELRAQGILPDDENDALHENDQEWKNKFRIQFELTRVSYLLQALKLAYEQTKVKWAQTKYIMKVDSNQIMESPLQYLKEAFIIPVKKVTCDNSDTFICPTPIPNLQIQCSDTPINTNDLEPLPETTTRAYDQMIQFSKDKGFELIPVLLPMQIEEVYCRQLGKFNRLGNYALRAKRYLESKRIRTLEILPYTDNMCGREFTIHGKTKKAGIQDYYIPGDGHLTKLGNLWASESIRSALKEKK, encoded by the coding sequence ATGATCTTAAACTGGAAACGATGGGGAGCCATTGTCCTATTTTTCCCGTTCGCTTTATTGTCCTTGGAAGGGATCTTTCGCCTTGCCAACCCTCCTGCCTTACGTTATTACCGCGATGTCAAACTTTTGCATGCATACCACCCAGAATATGGTGTCACACTTGCCCCGAATGAAAGCAGATTTGTCCGCCATTATGCTGACCTTTGGCAAGGGCAATTCACAACGAATTCCCTAGGACTACGAGGTCTAGAGGAACCGATCGCAGAAAAACCCAAACTCGTTTGCCTAGGTGATAGTCTTGTGATGGGATTTGGAGTCTCTGACGAAGATACCTTTTGTTCGAAACTCAATGGATATGAAGAAAATGGAACCGAGTACCAAAGTTTAAATTTTGGAGTTGATGCTTACGGATCTCTTGGATCCTACAAACGCCTAAAAGATTTATCTAACAAAATCCCAAATATCAAAAAGGTTCTCTTTTTTATCTCTCCGAATGACTTTACAATGCCTGAGGAATTACGTGCACAAGGGATTTTACCTGACGATGAAAATGATGCCCTACATGAAAATGATCAAGAATGGAAAAATAAATTTCGCATTCAGTTTGAACTCACTCGTGTTTCTTATTTATTACAAGCATTGAAACTTGCTTATGAACAAACAAAAGTAAAATGGGCACAAACCAAATACATCATGAAAGTGGATTCCAATCAAATTATGGAATCCCCTCTTCAGTATTTAAAAGAAGCATTTATAATCCCTGTCAAAAAGGTAACATGTGATAATTCTGATACATTCATTTGCCCCACTCCCATTCCTAATTTACAAATCCAATGTTCAGATACTCCGATCAATACAAATGATCTAGAGCCACTTCCTGAAACCACTACGAGAGCCTATGACCAGATGATTCAGTTTTCGAAAGACAAAGGTTTCGAATTGATTCCAGTTTTATTACCAATGCAAATTGAAGAAGTTTATTGCCGTCAACTTGGCAAATTCAATCGATTAGGAAATTATGCTCTCAGAGCAAAACGGTATTTAGAATCCAAAAGGATCAGAACGTTGGAAATTTTACCATACACCGACAATATGTGCGGCCGTGAATTTACCATACATGGAAAAACAAAAAAAGCTGGCATCCAAGATTATTATATTCCTGGTGATGGCCACCTAACAAAACTCGGAAATCTTTGGGCATCCGAATCCATTCGGTCTGCCTTAAAGGAAAAAAAGTAA
- a CDS encoding DUF6989 domain-containing protein encodes MKPKFLAEEFLLALYFFVFTILSGIVLFYAPYEAGVKIAGLTAFFHVSFVAICIVFHWHTPYRIWKFLVPLSIFMVFPDWFLSAVLQILVFPEDGFFKIGTVSGYMAGLWVIPLFICVYTGIKLEERSVSIIGTGIWVGLVSLFIFGLSEATMWIFGSWYAQNVKMWGHVAYYVLVPEMILGITTYLAYQGFSYSAYLFQIAIGFLVMVLYIGNLSFFYLLIEKIL; translated from the coding sequence ATGAAACCAAAGTTCCTGGCTGAAGAATTTTTACTCGCTTTGTACTTTTTTGTATTTACCATACTCTCTGGTATTGTTCTCTTTTATGCTCCTTATGAAGCTGGTGTGAAAATCGCAGGCCTCACGGCTTTTTTCCATGTCAGTTTTGTTGCCATTTGTATTGTATTCCATTGGCACACTCCGTATCGAATTTGGAAATTTTTAGTACCACTTTCCATTTTTATGGTATTTCCAGATTGGTTTTTGTCGGCCGTTTTACAGATATTAGTTTTTCCTGAAGATGGATTTTTCAAAATAGGAACTGTCTCTGGTTATATGGCAGGTCTATGGGTCATACCTCTTTTTATTTGTGTTTATACAGGAATCAAATTAGAAGAAAGATCTGTCTCAATCATCGGTACAGGGATATGGGTGGGGCTTGTCAGTTTATTCATCTTTGGATTGTCTGAAGCGACGATGTGGATTTTTGGATCTTGGTATGCACAGAATGTAAAGATGTGGGGGCATGTTGCTTATTACGTACTGGTTCCCGAGATGATTTTAGGAATTACAACCTATCTTGCGTACCAAGGATTTTCTTATTCCGCTTACCTGTTCCAAATTGCCATTGGTTTTTTAGTGATGGTTCTTTATATCGGAAACTTATCCTTTTTCTACTTACTCATTGAAAAAATTCTTTAA
- a CDS encoding MBOAT family O-acyltransferase, with translation MLFNSVHYLIFAPVVIFIYFLIPKRFQGLWLFIVSLYFYAIFRIPFLILLVFSFVITKLAVDYMEETQSKNKKIFWLNVAVWSNLSLLFVFKYLDFSITVWNQTFSFTPCDPEFVQKSGILLPMGISFFTLQAVSYAVDVYKGVVERAKSIFHFGLFLSFFPQLVAGPILRASDVLHQFLDSKDFTKDNLKHGLKQLFWGIFKKTFIADPVSYVIDPIYANPTEYNWIAMWIAAFLFAVQIYCDFSGYSDIAIGTARILGFHIPKNFDRPFLSGTLSELWRRWHISFSSWLRDYVYITLGGNRRGEILAYVNLFITTFVSGIWHGADWTFVFWGTLHSTMMVVEKFVFKFETMRNAWNKVPRYIQPIYPVGIFVLSCFFFRAKATPEVPTGMGITNIMLERAFTGAVGQFPQMSLSLVVLVGFLFFVDIMQDKKEDRFAFITDHLYFLVPTCILLYVTSFIIYSVTVSSPFLYFQF, from the coding sequence ATGCTCTTTAACTCAGTTCATTATTTAATCTTCGCACCAGTAGTAATATTCATTTATTTCCTGATTCCAAAACGATTCCAAGGTTTATGGTTATTCATTGTTAGTTTGTATTTTTATGCAATTTTCAGAATTCCATTTCTCATTTTACTCGTTTTCTCTTTTGTCATCACAAAACTTGCAGTCGATTACATGGAAGAAACCCAATCAAAAAATAAAAAGATTTTTTGGTTAAACGTAGCGGTTTGGAGTAATTTAAGTTTATTATTTGTATTTAAGTATTTAGATTTCTCAATCACGGTATGGAACCAAACCTTTTCCTTTACTCCCTGTGATCCTGAGTTTGTTCAAAAATCGGGAATTTTACTTCCCATGGGGATTAGTTTTTTCACCCTCCAAGCTGTTTCGTATGCGGTAGATGTTTACAAAGGTGTTGTAGAAAGAGCTAAATCCATTTTCCACTTTGGTCTCTTTTTGTCATTTTTCCCACAACTTGTGGCAGGTCCTATCTTACGCGCAAGTGATGTATTACACCAATTTTTAGATTCTAAGGACTTCACAAAAGACAATCTAAAACATGGATTAAAACAACTCTTTTGGGGAATCTTTAAGAAAACATTCATTGCAGACCCTGTATCTTATGTGATCGACCCTATCTATGCAAATCCAACGGAATACAATTGGATTGCGATGTGGATTGCAGCCTTTTTATTCGCAGTTCAAATTTACTGTGATTTTTCAGGTTACTCAGATATTGCAATTGGTACGGCAAGAATTCTTGGCTTTCATATTCCCAAAAACTTTGACCGACCTTTTTTATCGGGCACCCTGAGTGAACTTTGGAGGAGATGGCATATTTCGTTTAGTTCCTGGCTGAGAGATTATGTATATATTACGTTAGGTGGTAACCGTAGAGGTGAAATTTTAGCGTATGTCAATTTATTCATTACGACATTTGTTTCTGGAATTTGGCATGGTGCGGATTGGACTTTTGTATTTTGGGGTACTCTTCACTCCACAATGATGGTGGTTGAAAAATTTGTTTTTAAATTTGAAACTATGCGTAATGCCTGGAACAAAGTCCCTAGATACATCCAGCCTATTTACCCAGTGGGTATTTTTGTACTGTCCTGTTTTTTCTTTCGTGCGAAAGCAACTCCAGAAGTCCCCACAGGAATGGGTATCACCAATATTATGTTAGAACGAGCTTTTACTGGTGCTGTTGGTCAATTCCCTCAGATGAGTCTTAGCTTAGTTGTGTTAGTTGGCTTTTTATTCTTTGTGGATATTATGCAGGATAAGAAAGAAGATCGATTTGCATTTATCACAGATCATTTGTATTTTCTGGTTCCAACTTGTATATTGCTCTATGTGACATCGTTTATCATATACAGCGTAACAGTTTCTAGTCCATTTTTATACTTCCAATTCTAA
- a CDS encoding LemA family protein, whose product MTKLFRTIILFSLMTTLFTNCGYNRIQELDEEVSASWAEVLNQYKRRADLVPNLVSAVKGFANQEKDIMKGIAEARAKIGSIQATPELINNPESLKQFDQAQGQLGSALSRLLMIQENYPQLKSDQHFSDLMAQLEGTENRITVARNRFIKATKEFNVYIRQFPAVLTAKAFGYEAKATFTVEDQKTIENAPKVEF is encoded by the coding sequence ATGACAAAACTGTTTCGAACCATCATTCTATTTTCCCTCATGACAACTTTATTCACCAATTGTGGTTACAATCGAATCCAAGAGTTGGATGAAGAAGTTTCGGCTTCTTGGGCAGAAGTGCTCAACCAATACAAAAGAAGAGCTGATTTAGTTCCCAATTTAGTTTCAGCAGTGAAGGGTTTTGCAAACCAAGAAAAAGACATCATGAAAGGGATTGCAGAAGCAAGAGCAAAAATTGGATCCATCCAAGCGACTCCTGAGCTCATCAACAATCCTGAAAGTTTAAAACAATTCGACCAAGCACAAGGACAACTCGGTTCTGCATTGTCTAGACTCCTTATGATCCAAGAAAACTATCCACAGCTAAAATCAGACCAACATTTTTCCGATCTGATGGCCCAACTAGAAGGTACTGAAAATCGGATCACTGTTGCTAGAAACAGATTCATCAAAGCTACAAAAGAGTTTAATGTTTACATCCGTCAATTCCCGGCAGTTTTAACCGCAAAGGCATTTGGATACGAAGCAAAAGCAACATTCACTGTCGAAGACCAAAAGACGATAGAAAATGCTCCCAAAGTGGAGTTCTAA
- the scpB gene encoding SMC-Scp complex subunit ScpB — MEERNYTKGLLEALLFLSSDPIKLSALAKSCGIEKTEARELLDELILDYQEREGGFLLREIAGGYQFITNQKYSEILSHIFKDKKRETLSRGTLDTLAIIAYKQPITLTELDEIRGVSSRAMVASLMSKKLVKAVGQKEVPGRPTLYGTTNEFLLHFGLSKLTDLPTPVEVKELKFEDFTPESILVTEETEMNPDFDLDSLPEELKEENQNE; from the coding sequence TTGGAAGAAAGAAACTATACAAAGGGCCTTCTTGAGGCACTTCTCTTTTTATCTTCAGATCCAATCAAATTATCTGCACTGGCTAAGTCTTGTGGAATTGAAAAAACAGAAGCAAGAGAACTGTTAGATGAATTGATTCTTGATTACCAAGAAAGAGAAGGTGGTTTTTTACTCAGAGAAATTGCTGGTGGTTACCAATTCATTACAAACCAAAAATACAGCGAAATTTTATCTCATATTTTTAAAGATAAAAAAAGGGAAACTCTCTCACGGGGAACTCTCGACACGCTTGCCATCATCGCATACAAACAACCAATCACCTTGACTGAGTTAGATGAAATACGCGGAGTTTCTTCAAGGGCCATGGTGGCAAGTCTCATGTCCAAAAAATTGGTGAAAGCTGTCGGACAAAAAGAAGTTCCAGGTAGACCCACTTTATACGGAACCACAAACGAATTTTTATTACATTTTGGTTTGAGTAAATTGACAGACCTTCCAACACCAGTGGAAGTCAAGGAACTCAAATTTGAAGATTTTACACCTGAATCTATTTTGGTCACAGAAGAAACTGAAATGAATCCTGATTTTGATTTGGATTCGTTACCAGAAGAATTAAAAGAAGAGAATCAAAATGAGTAA
- the pheA gene encoding prephenate dehydratase has product MSNAEEELKKLRSGIDSLDTQIIDLIQKRAGFAQEIGRVKKESGGPIYRPDREKDVYEKVTQLSKGPLPASVIRAIYREMMSGTIALEHPLKIGFLGPEGSFSHSALRSKFGTSIEAVPQTSIPDVFRMVEEEKLDYGVVPVENSTEGQVSSTLDMFLETDLTVYSELYQRISFSLLGFETDLSAVKRIYGIRIGNEQCRNWISANLPNAEVVDTSSTAMAAKLVSERKDGLAIASKIAGEIYKLNVIAEGIEDYSGNTTRFLVIGKTESPVTKEDKTSIVFSIPNQTGSLFQILKTFHDASVNLTKIESRPLKRNLWEYHFFIDFLGHKEDPKIKSLLETVKSQCTIFKLLGSYPTAGSFPT; this is encoded by the coding sequence ATGAGTAATGCAGAAGAAGAATTAAAAAAACTCCGTTCTGGTATTGACTCACTGGACACTCAAATCATTGATCTCATCCAAAAACGAGCAGGGTTTGCACAAGAGATTGGCCGTGTGAAAAAAGAATCGGGTGGTCCAATCTACCGACCTGATCGTGAAAAAGATGTCTATGAAAAAGTTACACAACTTTCGAAAGGACCTTTACCTGCTTCTGTGATACGAGCCATTTACCGGGAAATGATGTCTGGTACGATTGCCTTAGAACACCCGTTAAAGATTGGATTTTTAGGACCTGAAGGTAGTTTTTCTCATTCTGCATTACGTTCCAAATTTGGCACTTCCATTGAAGCGGTTCCACAGACTTCGATTCCCGATGTATTCCGAATGGTGGAAGAAGAAAAATTAGATTATGGAGTTGTTCCAGTTGAAAATTCAACAGAAGGACAAGTAAGTTCCACTTTGGATATGTTTCTTGAAACAGATCTCACTGTGTATTCGGAACTTTACCAAAGGATTTCTTTTTCATTATTAGGTTTTGAAACAGATCTTTCCGCAGTGAAACGAATTTATGGGATCCGAATTGGGAATGAACAATGTCGCAATTGGATTTCAGCTAACTTACCCAATGCGGAAGTTGTGGATACATCTTCAACTGCCATGGCAGCAAAATTAGTATCAGAACGAAAAGATGGTCTTGCCATAGCATCCAAAATTGCTGGAGAAATTTACAAACTGAACGTGATTGCAGAAGGGATTGAAGATTATTCAGGAAATACTACAAGGTTTTTAGTGATTGGGAAAACAGAGTCACCCGTGACAAAGGAAGATAAAACTTCGATTGTATTTTCCATTCCCAACCAAACAGGATCCTTGTTTCAAATACTCAAAACCTTCCATGATGCTTCCGTGAATTTAACAAAAATTGAATCTAGGCCACTCAAACGAAATTTATGGGAGTATCATTTTTTCATCGATTTCCTTGGACACAAAGAAGATCCAAAAATTAAGTCTCTACTCGAAACAGTAAAATCTCAATGTACAATTTTTAAACTACTTGGATCGTATCCCACTGCAGGATCTTTTCCGACATGA
- a CDS encoding LA_2486 family SGNH/GDSL-type esterase, producing the protein MKKFFNLTFKFSFVFGILLLLGEGYFRFQQKSPNEELRYKKIHCLKDWSEIRLCPNVKEGFTRRDGKPWDIQTNEMGERITNSNFPETNQTEVWLLGDSMAMGYGLPTEKTIAFLLETKYKIKTRVVAVDAIGTNGISNLYLDTFNQTNNKPNFIYWVWNPSDFIDDVREKKGIQKYLYPIHFYLVRNSSLYDTFLPSRQMNVYTNGIPTLYPKTHPTYSFLKKFIHNRIQNKEQWKILFSWGMAPNGTPDTNDPNYDVAKRFFASEGMATIDLRAETEVLFSQKKQIYIPNDGHPDEDLAKLFAEAIANDYKKSQ; encoded by the coding sequence TTGAAAAAATTCTTTAATCTAACCTTCAAATTTAGTTTTGTTTTTGGTATCCTTCTCCTTTTGGGAGAGGGATACTTTCGATTCCAACAAAAATCTCCAAACGAAGAACTCCGATATAAAAAAATACATTGCCTGAAAGATTGGTCGGAAATCCGTTTGTGTCCGAATGTAAAGGAAGGGTTCACTCGTCGAGATGGAAAACCATGGGACATCCAAACGAATGAGATGGGAGAAAGGATAACAAATTCGAACTTTCCAGAGACAAATCAAACAGAAGTTTGGTTACTTGGTGATTCAATGGCGATGGGTTATGGATTACCAACTGAAAAAACCATCGCGTTTTTGTTAGAAACTAAATACAAAATCAAAACACGTGTGGTTGCTGTGGATGCGATTGGCACGAATGGTATTTCGAATTTGTATTTGGATACTTTCAATCAAACTAATAACAAACCAAACTTCATCTATTGGGTTTGGAATCCTTCTGATTTTATCGATGACGTAAGGGAAAAAAAAGGAATTCAGAAATACCTATACCCCATCCACTTTTACCTCGTACGAAATTCATCACTCTATGACACATTCCTACCATCTCGTCAAATGAATGTGTATACAAATGGAATTCCGACTCTTTATCCAAAGACTCATCCCACCTATTCGTTTTTAAAAAAATTCATTCATAACAGAATCCAAAACAAAGAACAATGGAAGATTTTATTCTCTTGGGGAATGGCCCCGAATGGAACACCTGATACAAATGATCCGAATTATGATGTTGCAAAAAGATTCTTTGCATCGGAAGGAATGGCTACCATTGACCTACGCGCAGAGACTGAGGTTTTGTTTTCTCAAAAAAAACAAATCTACATCCCAAACGATGGTCACCCAGATGAAGATTTGGCAAAACTGTTTGCAGAGGCCATAGCCAATGACTACAAAAAGTCCCAATAG
- a CDS encoding prephenate dehydrogenase, which translates to MKLDRILIYGMGLMGGSLSLAIREKYPNVEISAVVRSKKSKTTILSNKLANQVFTLEENPKIEWDHFDLVVFSTPVASVLKLIPRLPKSGKTIYIDLGSTKQSIVDRVNSHFGDNEHNYISTHPMCGSEQTGPEAAVPSLYVDKLCILTKPKLASQTSFDFVKQFWELIGSWTIQMDAKVHDETLAYVSHLPHVISTILVNVAGKNQTTMDQVNSIPKPITGGGFRDMSRIAGSNAEMWVSIFKENQSFLIDSIDQFIKQLTEFRNLFLEDIGLDESKIISIWESALEKKETIQKNK; encoded by the coding sequence ATGAAACTCGATCGTATCCTCATTTATGGAATGGGGCTTATGGGTGGATCCTTATCGCTTGCCATTCGAGAAAAATATCCAAATGTAGAAATTAGTGCAGTTGTTCGTTCTAAAAAAAGTAAAACAACAATCCTTTCGAACAAATTAGCAAATCAAGTTTTCACTTTAGAAGAAAATCCAAAGATTGAATGGGATCATTTTGATTTAGTTGTATTTAGTACACCTGTTGCATCTGTTTTAAAACTCATTCCCCGTTTACCAAAATCGGGAAAAACGATTTATATCGATTTGGGATCCACCAAACAGTCTATTGTTGATCGTGTGAATAGTCATTTTGGTGATAACGAACATAATTATATTTCAACACATCCAATGTGTGGATCTGAACAAACTGGTCCGGAAGCTGCAGTGCCAAGTTTGTATGTTGATAAACTTTGTATTTTAACAAAACCTAAATTGGCGAGCCAAACAAGCTTTGATTTTGTGAAACAATTTTGGGAATTGATAGGTTCCTGGACCATACAAATGGATGCCAAGGTCCATGATGAAACATTGGCATATGTTTCCCATTTGCCACATGTGATTTCGACAATCCTCGTGAATGTTGCGGGTAAAAATCAAACAACGATGGACCAAGTGAATTCAATCCCAAAACCAATTACAGGTGGGGGGTTTCGTGATATGTCGAGGATTGCGGGCTCAAATGCGGAGATGTGGGTTTCTATTTTTAAAGAGAATCAATCCTTTCTCATCGACTCAATTGATCAATTCATTAAACAACTTACGGAATTTAGAAATTTATTTTTAGAAGATATTGGACTAGATGAATCCAAAATAATTTCCATTTGGGAATCAGCACTCGAGAAAAAAGAAACAATTCAAAAAAACAAATGA